A genome region from Triticum aestivum cultivar Chinese Spring chromosome 2B, IWGSC CS RefSeq v2.1, whole genome shotgun sequence includes the following:
- the LOC123046045 gene encoding general transcription factor 3C polypeptide 6: MAKEAEKDKQIAEEEEDEEEEEYVLLELDDVHYSCIQPNAPYILSGLDTLTPTLVVGDGLKMIGEYEETVGTCYLFSESDAPPKPVHEEPAPPKENKDKQGRNIKEAPSKEVKHLTSVHKILKFRSTSEGRQEHRAYRYRDKEF; the protein is encoded by the exons ATGGCAAAGGAAGCTGAGAAAGATAAACAAattgctgaggaggaggaggacgaggaggaggaagagtatgTCTTGCTAGAGTTAGATGATGTTCATTATTCCTGCATACAACCAAATGCCCCTTATATACTCTCT GGTTTGGATACATTGACTCCTACCTTGGTAGTAGGTGATGGCCTGAAGATG ATTGGAGAATACGAAGAAACGGTTGGCACATGCTATTTATTTTCAGAAAGTG ATGCTCCACCAAAGCCCGTTCATGAAGAGCCGGCACCCCCCAAGGAAAACAAGGATAAGCAAGGCAGAAACATCAAGGAAGCACCGTCCAAGGAGGTGAAACATCTCACGAGCGTTCACAAGATCCTCAAATTCCGGTCGACCAGCGAGGGTCGTCAGGAGCACAGAGCATACCGTTACAGGGACAAGGAGTTTTGA
- the LOC123046044 gene encoding probable polyol transporter 4 isoform X1, giving the protein MTGMMESVKARPAAAAKCGSEYRRVEPEEEEELDGAEWARRAEAGSRRRKTAERYVFTCALFASLNAILLGYDVGVMSGAIIYIQKDLHITEFQEEILVGCLSVISLLGSLSGGRTSDAIGRKWTMGLGAIIFQTGAAIMTFAPSFTVLMIGRLLAGVGIGFGAMISAVYIAEISPAAARGTLTSLPEICINLGILLGYVSNYAFSGLSEHISWRVMLGVGILPSVFIGVALFVIPESPRWLMMEKRVPEARAVLLQISESEAEVEERLAEIEEAANIMKSVNSEDKAVWRELLNPSPAVRRMLYAGCGIQLFQQITGIDATVYYSPTIFRDAGIKSDQELLAATVAVGFTKTIFILVAIFLIDKVGRKPLLYVSTIGMTVCLFALGTALTLRKHAEGLISPNLGIDMAIFAVCGNVAFFSIGMGPICWVLSSEIFPIRLRAQASALGQVGGRVGSGLVSMSFLSMARAISVGGMFFVFAAISTVSVVFVYFCVPETKGKTLEQIEIMFEGGKEWKGGGEVELEDTQHLIQGDKKSFSLG; this is encoded by the exons atgacggggatgatggagtcggtgaaggcgaggccggcggcggcggcgaagtgcgGCAGCGAGTACCGGCGggtggagccggaggaggaggaggagctggacgGGGCGGAGTGGGCGCGCAGGGCCGAGGCCGGGAGCCGCCGGCGGAAGACGGCCGAGCGGTACGTCTTCACCTGCGCTCTCTTCGCCTCGCTCAACGCCATCCTCCTCGGCTACG ATGTCGGTGTCATGAGTGGTGCAATCATCTACATCCAGAAAGATCTCCACATTACCGAGTTTCAGGAAGAAATCCTAGTTGGTTGCCTCAGTGTGATCTCACTCTTGGGAAGCCTGTCAGGAGGAAGAACTTCCGATGCCATCGGCAGGAAATGGACAATGGGCCTTGGTGCGATCATCTTCCAGACTGGTGCAGCCATCATGACATTCGCTCCTTCATTCACTGTGCTCATGATAGGGAGGCTTCTCGCCGGGGTGGGCATCGGCTTTGGAGCCATGATATCTGCTGTCTACATTGCCGAGATCTCCCCCGCAGCTGCCCGTGGGACTCTCACGTCCCTCCCTGAGATCTGCATCAACTTGGGGATCCTCCTGGGCTACGTTTCCAATTATGCTTTCTCGGGCCTTTCCGAGCACATCAGTTGGAGGGTTATGCTTGGTGTCGGTATCCTCCCATCTGTCTTCATCGGTGTCGCGCTTTTTGTGATCCCGGAGTCCCCTAGGTGGCTGATGATGGAAAAGAGAGTTCCAGAGGCAAGGGCAGTATTGCTGCAGATAAGCGAATCGGAGGCTGAGGTTGAAGAAAGGCTGGCTGAGATTGAGGAAGCTGCAAATATCATGAAGTCGGTTAATTCTGAGGACAAGGCGGTGTGGAGGGAGCTACTGAACCCTTCTCCTGCTGTTCGCCGGATGCTGTATGCTGGCTGTGGTATTCAGTTGTTCCAGCAGATCACTGGAATTGATGCTACTGTCTATTACAGCCCAACAATTTTCAGGGATGCTGGAATCAAGTCTGACCAGGAGCTGCTTGCAGCAACAGTTGCTGTTGGATTTACTAAAACGATTTTCATACTGGTTGCCATTTTCCTCATTGATAAAGTTGGGCGCAAACCGCTTCTGTATGTCAGCACCATTGGCATGACAGTCTGCTTATTTGCCTTGGGGACTGCACTTACATTGCGAAAGCATGCTGAGGGGCTTATTTCTCCAAATCTTGGGATTGATATGGCAATCTTTGCAGTTTGTGGGAATGTGGCATTCTTCTCGATCGGGATGGGACCGATATGCTGGGTCTTGTCTTCAGAGATATTTCCTATAAGATTGCGAGCTCAGGCATCAGCACTTGGTCAAGTAGGTGGCAGAGTGGGCAGTGGTTTGGTTTCCATGTCATTCCTCTCCATGGCCCGCGCTATATCCGTGGGGGGAATGTTCTTCGTCTTTGCAGCAATCTCGACCGTCTCCGTTGTGTTTGTGTACTTCTGTGTGCCAGAAACTAAAGGGAAAACTCTGGAGCAGATTGAGATAATGTTTGAAGGTGGGAAGGAATGGAAAGGAGGTGGCGAGGTCGAGCTTGAAGATACACAGCATTTGATACAGGGTGACAAGAAATCTTTCTCTCTAGGCTGA
- the LOC123046044 gene encoding probable polyol transporter 4 isoform X2, producing the protein MAGAVDGMGSKYAALDPTDGPELDDAEVSRRRPSASVRRSKERFVYGCAIFASLNAILLGYDVGVMSGAIIYIQKDLHITEFQEEILVGCLSVISLLGSLSGGRTSDAIGRKWTMGLGAIIFQTGAAIMTFAPSFTVLMIGRLLAGVGIGFGAMISAVYIAEISPAAARGTLTSLPEICINLGILLGYVSNYAFSGLSEHISWRVMLGVGILPSVFIGVALFVIPESPRWLMMEKRVPEARAVLLQISESEAEVEERLAEIEEAANIMKSVNSEDKAVWRELLNPSPAVRRMLYAGCGIQLFQQITGIDATVYYSPTIFRDAGIKSDQELLAATVAVGFTKTIFILVAIFLIDKVGRKPLLYVSTIGMTVCLFALGTALTLRKHAEGLISPNLGIDMAIFAVCGNVAFFSIGMGPICWVLSSEIFPIRLRAQASALGQVGGRVGSGLVSMSFLSMARAISVGGMFFVFAAISTVSVVFVYFCVPETKGKTLEQIEIMFEGGKEWKGGGEVELEDTQHLIQGDKKSFSLG; encoded by the exons ATGGCGGGCGCGGTCGACGGCATGGGGAGCAAGTACGCGGCCCTCGATCCGACCGACGGGCCGGAGCTCGACGATGCGGAGGTAAGCCGGAGGAGGCCTTCGGCGTCCGTGAGGAGGAGCAAGGAGAGGTTCGTGTACGGCTGCGCCATCTTCGCCTCGCTTAACGCCATCCTCCTCGGCTACG ATGTCGGTGTCATGAGTGGTGCAATCATCTACATCCAGAAAGATCTCCACATTACCGAGTTTCAGGAAGAAATCCTAGTTGGTTGCCTCAGTGTGATCTCACTCTTGGGAAGCCTGTCAGGAGGAAGAACTTCCGATGCCATCGGCAGGAAATGGACAATGGGCCTTGGTGCGATCATCTTCCAGACTGGTGCAGCCATCATGACATTCGCTCCTTCATTCACTGTGCTCATGATAGGGAGGCTTCTCGCCGGGGTGGGCATCGGCTTTGGAGCCATGATATCTGCTGTCTACATTGCCGAGATCTCCCCCGCAGCTGCCCGTGGGACTCTCACGTCCCTCCCTGAGATCTGCATCAACTTGGGGATCCTCCTGGGCTACGTTTCCAATTATGCTTTCTCGGGCCTTTCCGAGCACATCAGTTGGAGGGTTATGCTTGGTGTCGGTATCCTCCCATCTGTCTTCATCGGTGTCGCGCTTTTTGTGATCCCGGAGTCCCCTAGGTGGCTGATGATGGAAAAGAGAGTTCCAGAGGCAAGGGCAGTATTGCTGCAGATAAGCGAATCGGAGGCTGAGGTTGAAGAAAGGCTGGCTGAGATTGAGGAAGCTGCAAATATCATGAAGTCGGTTAATTCTGAGGACAAGGCGGTGTGGAGGGAGCTACTGAACCCTTCTCCTGCTGTTCGCCGGATGCTGTATGCTGGCTGTGGTATTCAGTTGTTCCAGCAGATCACTGGAATTGATGCTACTGTCTATTACAGCCCAACAATTTTCAGGGATGCTGGAATCAAGTCTGACCAGGAGCTGCTTGCAGCAACAGTTGCTGTTGGATTTACTAAAACGATTTTCATACTGGTTGCCATTTTCCTCATTGATAAAGTTGGGCGCAAACCGCTTCTGTATGTCAGCACCATTGGCATGACAGTCTGCTTATTTGCCTTGGGGACTGCACTTACATTGCGAAAGCATGCTGAGGGGCTTATTTCTCCAAATCTTGGGATTGATATGGCAATCTTTGCAGTTTGTGGGAATGTGGCATTCTTCTCGATCGGGATGGGACCGATATGCTGGGTCTTGTCTTCAGAGATATTTCCTATAAGATTGCGAGCTCAGGCATCAGCACTTGGTCAAGTAGGTGGCAGAGTGGGCAGTGGTTTGGTTTCCATGTCATTCCTCTCCATGGCCCGCGCTATATCCGTGGGGGGAATGTTCTTCGTCTTTGCAGCAATCTCGACCGTCTCCGTTGTGTTTGTGTACTTCTGTGTGCCAGAAACTAAAGGGAAAACTCTGGAGCAGATTGAGATAATGTTTGAAGGTGGGAAGGAATGGAAAGGAGGTGGCGAGGTCGAGCTTGAAGATACACAGCATTTGATACAGGGTGACAAGAAATCTTTCTCTCTAGGCTGA